The Streptomyces sp. Je 1-332 genome has a window encoding:
- a CDS encoding DUF2264 domain-containing protein → MPAPHLPLPPTDRVLSPLTGWTRAHWEALADRQLEALVPYATPNFAQYRLPGRGSWSGVVSDGLEGYARSFLLASFRIAGAGGEVDPHLLERYAQGLTTGTDREAAGGEAWPELSDCSQQMVEAASIAIGLHETRPWIWDKLDPRVQERVVDWFSGFVGGRMWDNNWRLFQVVSEQFLASVGAPYSRADIDGGLDRIEDWYRGDGWYSDGDGRNFDYYVGWAMHLYPLLWARMAGPDDEGRAQVYRERLTQFLASYPHFFGADGAPVHQGRSLTYRFAATAPVWMGALANCTPLAPGLTRRLASGTARHFVERGVPDERGLLPLGWYGTFLPSTQAYSGPASPYWASKGFLGLLLPADHPVWTERELPLPVEESDQYTALPQPGWLLHGTRHDGIVRLINHGSDHNPLEGAAADDPHYAKFGYSTATAPETAPSAWERTVDNHLALLAPDGTPSRRRRIHPVRCEGRTATSRHDAQLPGIEGEFPIQSTSALHGPWEIRVHRVHAPAGVTVREGGYAVADGTQPYAEQGPGWALTRTEAGLTSAVVALHGWDEEAGIAREVAANAYGPHSATPYLTFSGHQGGASTHVTLVALSQDAVQPWALRESITCTVEGDAASIRFPDGTLLEV, encoded by the coding sequence ATGCCCGCACCGCACCTGCCGCTGCCGCCGACCGACCGGGTCCTTTCCCCGCTCACGGGCTGGACCCGCGCGCACTGGGAGGCGCTCGCCGACCGGCAGTTGGAGGCACTCGTCCCGTACGCGACGCCGAACTTCGCGCAGTACCGCCTGCCGGGGCGTGGCAGTTGGTCGGGGGTCGTGTCGGACGGCCTCGAGGGGTACGCACGGTCATTCCTCCTTGCCTCCTTCCGGATCGCGGGAGCGGGCGGCGAGGTGGATCCGCACCTCCTCGAACGCTACGCGCAGGGTCTGACAACGGGCACGGACCGCGAAGCGGCGGGCGGTGAGGCGTGGCCCGAACTCAGCGACTGCTCGCAGCAGATGGTGGAGGCGGCGTCGATCGCGATCGGGCTGCACGAGACCCGCCCCTGGATCTGGGACAAGCTCGATCCCCGGGTCCAGGAGCGGGTCGTCGACTGGTTCTCCGGGTTCGTCGGCGGCAGGATGTGGGACAACAACTGGCGGCTCTTCCAGGTGGTGTCCGAGCAGTTCCTGGCCTCCGTCGGCGCGCCGTACAGCCGGGCGGACATCGACGGTGGCCTCGACCGCATCGAGGACTGGTACCGCGGCGACGGCTGGTACAGCGACGGCGACGGACGCAACTTCGACTACTACGTCGGCTGGGCGATGCATCTCTACCCCCTGCTCTGGGCGCGCATGGCGGGCCCGGACGACGAGGGGCGCGCTCAGGTCTACCGCGAGCGGCTGACCCAGTTTCTCGCCTCCTACCCGCACTTCTTCGGCGCCGACGGCGCCCCCGTCCACCAGGGCCGCTCCCTGACGTACCGCTTCGCGGCGACCGCCCCTGTCTGGATGGGCGCCCTGGCGAACTGCACTCCCCTGGCGCCCGGCCTGACCCGGCGCCTCGCGTCCGGCACCGCACGGCACTTCGTGGAGCGTGGCGTGCCCGACGAGCGAGGGCTGCTTCCGCTCGGCTGGTACGGGACGTTCCTGCCGTCCACCCAGGCGTACTCGGGTCCGGCGTCCCCGTACTGGGCGAGCAAGGGCTTCCTCGGTCTGCTCCTGCCGGCCGACCACCCGGTGTGGACGGAGCGCGAACTCCCGCTCCCGGTCGAGGAGTCCGACCAGTACACGGCGCTGCCCCAGCCCGGCTGGCTCCTGCACGGCACACGTCACGACGGCATCGTCCGTCTGATCAACCACGGCAGCGACCACAACCCGCTCGAAGGCGCCGCGGCCGACGACCCGCACTACGCCAAGTTCGGCTACTCCACGGCGACCGCCCCCGAGACCGCTCCGAGCGCGTGGGAGCGCACCGTGGACAACCACCTCGCGCTCCTCGCGCCGGACGGCACACCGTCACGCCGCCGCCGGATCCACCCGGTGCGGTGCGAGGGACGCACGGCCACCTCCCGCCACGACGCACAACTGCCGGGCATCGAAGGCGAGTTCCCCATCCAGTCGACCAGCGCGCTGCACGGCCCCTGGGAGATCCGCGTCCACCGCGTCCACGCCCCGGCAGGCGTGACGGTCCGCGAGGGCGGCTACGCGGTCGCGGACGGGACGCAGCCGTACGCCGAGCAGGGACCCGGCTGGGCCCTCACCCGTACGGAGGCCGGCTTGACCAGCGCCGTCGTCGCACTCCACGGTTGGGACGAGGAGGCGGGCATCGCCCGTGAGGTGGCCGCCAACGCATACGGGCCGCATTCGGCGACGCCATACCTGACCTTCAGCGGCCACCAGGGCGGCGCGAGCACCCACGTAACGCTGGTCGCCCTGTCTCAAGACGCCGTTCAGCCCTGGGCGTTGAGGGAGTCCATCACCTGCACGGTGGAGGGCGACGCCGCCAGCATCCGCTTCCCCGACGGCACCCTGCTGGAGGTGTGA
- a CDS encoding polysaccharide lyase 8 family protein: MRTPRSGSTGPSRRTLLAASAASALVAPSTGGAAWAAETDVDADPFDPLLARAAAQLTGGDFDAADPDFAAAMKTLDTQAADWWRDLDRSAGRSALWADLSPAKDPGNFGQSYTRLRTIATAWATPGTSLSDSAEAADALLEALRFLHADAYNPDRPETGNWWFWEIGAPRALMDTCVLLHEKIPAADLAKYVSTVAKFCPDPDRRTSIPTLSETGANRADKAVIVALRGLLAKDAATLALARDGLSDVRDKGKNSLFTYVTSGDGFYEDGSFVQHGSVAYTGTYGSVLLGSAGVLIALLADSEWAVTDPKTSVLYEAVERTFSPVVFDGLMMDAVRGRATSREKAPDHKDGAAALTNILQLADGAPAAYAARWRALAKGWMRRNKSHPYLSLVGVPALARAKAVLDDTTVPATERLTGHFAFADMDRVVHRRPGWALTLSLSSKRIAAYEAGNGENLHGWYTGDGMTYLYDGDDLGQFGDGFWATVDPYRLPGTTVDTRTRADIGSGGGTATYLPKNAVAGGAVLDERFGAAAMELLADGSTLRARKAWFFLDNAVVALGADITASDGRTIETIVENRNLYEDGAPRFTVDGRRQPSHTGWSAPLPGARWAHLDGTGGYVFPDDPARPAHGRDGARLHALREERTGTWREINTGADTGGSTTPLTRRYLTLWLDHGTSPTASSYAYVLLPGASATATAVWSHARPVRVIANNATAQAVEARRHGLVALHFWGPGSAAGISASGPCTVLARRGGDGMSLAVADPGRTGTTVTLELPFPVRKVVRADDTVSVTPGRRPVVTVRVEGSRGHTHTAHLR, from the coding sequence ATGCGCACGCCTCGCTCCGGCTCCACCGGTCCCAGCCGCCGCACGCTTCTCGCCGCGAGTGCCGCATCCGCTCTGGTGGCACCGTCGACCGGCGGTGCGGCGTGGGCCGCGGAGACGGACGTGGACGCGGACCCGTTCGACCCCCTGCTCGCCCGCGCCGCCGCGCAACTCACGGGAGGCGACTTCGACGCCGCCGACCCTGACTTCGCGGCGGCGATGAAGACTCTCGACACCCAGGCGGCCGACTGGTGGCGGGACTTGGACCGGTCCGCGGGCCGCAGCGCCCTGTGGGCCGACCTCTCCCCCGCCAAGGACCCGGGCAACTTCGGCCAGAGCTACACCCGACTGCGCACGATCGCGACGGCCTGGGCCACCCCCGGCACGTCCCTCAGCGACAGCGCCGAAGCGGCGGACGCTCTGCTCGAAGCCCTCCGTTTCCTGCACGCCGACGCCTACAACCCGGATCGCCCCGAGACCGGCAACTGGTGGTTCTGGGAGATCGGCGCACCCCGCGCCCTGATGGACACCTGCGTGCTGCTGCACGAGAAGATCCCCGCGGCCGACCTGGCGAAGTACGTCTCCACGGTGGCGAAGTTCTGCCCGGACCCCGACCGCCGCACCAGCATCCCGACGCTGTCCGAGACGGGTGCCAACCGCGCCGACAAAGCCGTCATCGTGGCCCTGCGCGGGCTCCTGGCGAAGGACGCGGCCACCCTGGCGCTCGCACGCGACGGCCTGTCCGACGTCCGGGACAAGGGCAAGAACAGCCTGTTCACATACGTCACTTCGGGCGACGGGTTCTACGAGGACGGGTCGTTCGTGCAGCACGGCTCCGTCGCGTACACGGGCACGTACGGCAGTGTCCTGCTCGGCAGCGCCGGCGTGCTGATCGCGCTGCTCGCGGACTCCGAGTGGGCCGTCACCGACCCGAAGACGTCCGTGCTGTACGAGGCGGTGGAGCGGACCTTCTCGCCGGTGGTCTTCGACGGACTGATGATGGACGCGGTGCGGGGCCGGGCGACGTCTCGCGAAAAGGCACCGGACCACAAGGACGGCGCGGCGGCCCTCACCAACATCCTGCAACTGGCCGACGGAGCGCCCGCCGCGTACGCCGCACGCTGGCGCGCGCTGGCCAAGGGGTGGATGAGGCGTAACAAGTCCCACCCCTATCTGAGCCTGGTAGGCGTACCCGCTCTCGCCCGCGCCAAGGCCGTCCTCGACGACACCACCGTGCCCGCCACCGAGCGGCTCACCGGGCACTTCGCGTTCGCCGACATGGACCGGGTGGTGCACCGGCGCCCCGGCTGGGCACTCACGCTCTCGCTCTCCTCGAAGCGCATCGCCGCCTATGAGGCGGGCAACGGCGAGAACCTGCACGGCTGGTACACCGGCGACGGCATGACGTATCTCTACGACGGCGACGACCTGGGGCAGTTCGGGGACGGCTTCTGGGCGACGGTCGACCCGTACCGCCTGCCGGGCACCACCGTGGACACCCGGACCCGCGCCGACATCGGTTCGGGCGGCGGGACGGCGACCTACCTGCCGAAGAACGCCGTCGCGGGCGGCGCTGTGCTCGACGAAAGATTCGGCGCTGCCGCGATGGAACTCCTCGCCGACGGCAGCACGCTCCGGGCCAGGAAGGCGTGGTTCTTCCTGGACAACGCGGTCGTTGCCCTGGGCGCGGACATCACCGCGAGCGACGGACGCACCATCGAGACGATCGTCGAGAACCGGAATCTGTACGAGGACGGGGCACCCCGCTTCACGGTCGACGGTCGGCGGCAGCCCTCGCACACCGGCTGGTCCGCGCCCCTGCCCGGCGCCCGCTGGGCCCACCTGGACGGCACCGGCGGCTATGTCTTCCCCGACGACCCCGCCCGGCCTGCGCACGGCAGGGACGGCGCCCGCCTCCACGCCCTGCGCGAGGAGCGCACCGGCACCTGGCGGGAGATCAACACCGGCGCGGACACCGGCGGCAGCACCACTCCCCTCACCCGCCGCTATCTGACCCTGTGGCTCGACCACGGCACCTCCCCCACCGCTTCGTCGTACGCCTATGTCCTGCTGCCCGGAGCGAGCGCCACCGCGACCGCCGTCTGGTCCCACGCACGGCCGGTCCGCGTCATCGCCAACAACGCCACCGCCCAGGCCGTCGAGGCCCGGCGGCACGGCCTCGTCGCCCTCCACTTCTGGGGGCCGGGCAGCGCGGCGGGGATATCGGCATCGGGGCCCTGCACCGTGCTCGCGCGACGCGGCGGCGACGGCATGTCGCTGGCCGTGGCCGACCCGGGCCGCACCGGCACCACGGTCACCCTGGAACTTCCCTTCCCCGTACGGAAGGTGGTCCGCGCCGACGACACGGTCTCCGTCACCCCGGGCCGCCGCCCCGTCGTCACCGTCCGCGTCGAGGGCTCACGCGGCCACACGCACACCGCACACCTGAGGTGA
- a CDS encoding roadblock/LC7 domain-containing protein: MASDAPTGQVSDLDWLMSGLVQRVPHTHSAVLLSSDGLVKSVHGLDPDSADHMAALASGLYSLGRSAGIRFGDGGDVRQVVVELDSTLLFVSTAGSGTCLAVLAGRDADAAVLGYEMTMLVKSVRPYLLTAPRQPAGEPAPMRH, encoded by the coding sequence ATGGCGAGCGATGCGCCGACCGGGCAGGTTTCCGACCTCGACTGGCTGATGAGCGGACTCGTGCAGCGCGTGCCGCACACCCACAGCGCGGTCCTGCTCTCCTCCGACGGACTCGTGAAGTCGGTCCATGGCCTCGACCCGGACAGCGCCGACCACATGGCGGCCCTCGCCTCCGGGCTCTACTCACTGGGCCGCAGCGCGGGCATCCGGTTCGGGGACGGCGGCGACGTACGCCAGGTCGTCGTGGAACTCGACTCCACCCTCCTGTTCGTGTCCACGGCAGGCTCCGGCACCTGTCTCGCGGTGCTCGCCGGGCGCGACGCCGACGCCGCTGTGCTCGGCTACGAAATGACGATGCTGGTCAAGAGCGTGCGCCCCTACCTGCTCACCGCACCCCGGCAACCCGCCGGTGAACCCGCCCCGATGAGGCATTGA
- a CDS encoding M1 family metallopeptidase — translation MAENRTRTARARSNRTVCAATATAAAAATLALALPAQAAPFDPSPGADGVGDPLFPTLGNGGYDVRHYDLSFDFTPVTYDFTGTMRIKARATQDLSSFNLDVDSLAIDAVQVNGKKATWAITPGQSGQELTVTPAGGLRDRRTFDVELTYHGNGRTKPISQPGWRYMSGGGFASAAQASRADTFAPVNDHPSDKATWSFHLTAPDGWTPGANGNLTKTRDAGARKTWDFSLKSPMAPELLSISVNKQAYLYGRGPHGVKLRHLVPEDQQAKYKPIAEETGGQLAWLEKTLGVRYPFDTYGVQIVRDGYSDALENQTLSLFGPSWFDKPTYSTTMIHELTHQWFGDSVTPATWQDAWLNEGPAVYYAAVWAEQKGFQPIEEKMKTAYAELDAVRKTDGPPGKPTGLGGFNIYDGAAVSLYALHQQIGQGKFDAVMKAWLTGHRHGNASTQDFIDNAVEVTGDDAVGTFLEHWLFDLDNPPMPGHPDWGVAK, via the coding sequence ATGGCTGAGAACAGGACCCGAACCGCACGTGCTCGCAGTAACCGCACAGTTTGTGCCGCGACAGCGACCGCCGCGGCGGCCGCCACCCTCGCGCTCGCCCTCCCCGCCCAAGCGGCGCCCTTCGACCCGTCCCCGGGCGCGGACGGCGTCGGCGACCCGTTGTTCCCGACGCTTGGCAACGGCGGCTACGACGTCCGCCATTACGACCTCTCCTTCGACTTCACGCCGGTGACGTACGACTTCACCGGCACTATGAGGATCAAGGCGCGAGCCACCCAGGACCTGTCGTCCTTCAACCTCGACGTCGACTCGCTGGCCATCGACGCCGTGCAGGTCAACGGCAAGAAGGCCACCTGGGCGATCACGCCGGGACAGAGCGGCCAGGAGCTCACCGTCACCCCGGCGGGCGGTCTGCGCGACCGCCGGACCTTCGACGTCGAGCTGACCTACCACGGCAACGGCAGGACCAAGCCGATCAGCCAGCCGGGCTGGCGTTACATGTCCGGCGGCGGCTTCGCCTCCGCCGCCCAGGCCTCCCGCGCCGACACCTTCGCGCCGGTCAACGACCACCCCTCCGACAAGGCCACCTGGTCCTTCCACCTCACCGCCCCCGACGGCTGGACGCCCGGCGCCAACGGCAACCTCACCAAAACCCGCGACGCCGGAGCCAGGAAGACCTGGGACTTCTCACTCAAGTCCCCCATGGCGCCCGAGCTGTTGAGCATCTCCGTCAACAAGCAGGCCTACCTCTACGGCCGAGGCCCCCACGGAGTGAAACTGCGCCACCTCGTCCCCGAGGACCAGCAGGCCAAGTACAAGCCCATCGCCGAGGAGACCGGCGGGCAACTGGCGTGGCTGGAGAAGACCCTCGGCGTGCGCTACCCGTTCGACACGTACGGCGTGCAGATCGTGCGGGACGGCTACAGCGACGCGCTGGAGAACCAGACCCTCTCGCTCTTCGGCCCCTCGTGGTTCGACAAGCCCACCTACTCGACCACCATGATCCACGAACTGACCCACCAGTGGTTCGGCGACTCCGTCACCCCCGCGACCTGGCAGGACGCGTGGCTGAACGAAGGACCCGCCGTCTACTACGCGGCTGTGTGGGCGGAGCAGAAGGGCTTTCAGCCCATCGAGGAGAAGATGAAGACCGCGTACGCCGAGCTCGACGCGGTCCGCAAGACCGACGGGCCGCCCGGAAAGCCCACCGGACTGGGCGGCTTCAACATCTACGACGGTGCGGCCGTCTCCCTCTACGCCCTCCACCAGCAGATCGGGCAGGGGAAGTTCGACGCGGTCATGAAGGCGTGGCTGACCGGACACCGGCACGGCAACGCCTCCACCCAGGACTTCATCGACAACGCCGTCGAGGTCACCGGTGACGACGCGGTCGGCACGTTCCTCGAGCACTGGCTGTTCGACCTCGACAACCCGCCCATGCCGGGCCACCCGGACTGGGGAGTCGCGAAGTGA
- a CDS encoding GAF domain-containing protein, whose protein sequence is MMYDSTAPLLLTPVDREAPSRVRRLRRLGIGHRPDLAFDAFADRLAEVTGAPYSMVNFIDENRQFFAGLHTPDASREGSELTSTAAAETTAFRYMARDHGYCPHVIVRRKALVLEDVCDYPRFAGNPVVDEIGIRSYLGAPLIDRTGIALGTVCVVDVEPRPWGRAGLETIKAMAAELVEQIHRREDGGI, encoded by the coding sequence CTGATGTACGACTCGACCGCGCCCCTGCTGCTCACCCCCGTCGACCGGGAGGCGCCGAGCCGGGTGCGGCGGCTGCGCAGGCTCGGCATAGGACACCGTCCCGACCTCGCCTTCGACGCCTTCGCCGACCGTCTCGCCGAGGTCACCGGCGCCCCGTACTCCATGGTCAACTTCATCGACGAGAACCGGCAGTTCTTCGCCGGCCTGCACACCCCGGACGCCTCCAGGGAAGGCTCCGAACTGACCTCGACGGCGGCCGCGGAGACCACGGCCTTCCGCTACATGGCGCGCGATCACGGCTACTGCCCGCATGTGATCGTGCGGCGCAAGGCCCTCGTCCTGGAGGACGTCTGCGACTATCCGCGGTTCGCGGGCAACCCGGTGGTCGACGAGATCGGCATCCGTTCCTATCTGGGCGCCCCGCTCATCGACCGCACGGGCATCGCGCTCGGCACGGTCTGTGTCGTGGACGTCGAGCCACGGCCCTGGGGCAGAGCGGGCCTGGAGACGATCAAGGCGATGGCGGCGGAGCTCGTCGAGCAGATCCACCGCCGGGAGGACGGCGGGATCTGA
- a CDS encoding ATP/GTP-binding protein, translating to MDYDDSSDPFPTALKILVAGGFGVGKTTFTGAVSEIAPLSTEELLTTVSEGTDDLSGVENKTTTTVAMDFGRITLDPEHVLYLFGTPGQERFWFMWDELSEGALGAVVLADTRRLEDCFAAVDFFEQRGMGFIVAINEFDGAHRYEPEEVRAAIDLDPQVPVVRCDARISSSGIATLLTLVKHLLAHAPAATSYGAHT from the coding sequence ATGGATTACGACGACAGCTCTGACCCCTTCCCCACCGCACTGAAGATCCTGGTCGCGGGAGGTTTCGGGGTCGGCAAGACGACCTTCACGGGCGCGGTGAGCGAGATCGCGCCGCTCAGCACGGAGGAACTCCTCACCACGGTCAGTGAGGGCACCGACGACCTGTCGGGCGTGGAGAACAAGACCACCACGACCGTGGCCATGGACTTCGGCCGCATCACCCTCGACCCGGAGCACGTCCTCTACCTCTTCGGCACGCCCGGCCAGGAACGCTTCTGGTTCATGTGGGACGAACTCTCCGAAGGCGCGCTCGGGGCGGTGGTCCTCGCCGACACCCGCCGCCTGGAGGACTGCTTCGCGGCGGTGGACTTCTTCGAGCAGCGCGGCATGGGATTCATCGTCGCGATCAACGAATTCGACGGCGCCCACCGCTACGAGCCCGAAGAGGTACGGGCCGCCATCGACCTGGACCCGCAGGTGCCCGTCGTGCGATGCGACGCGCGCATCTCCAGCTCGGGCATCGCCACCCTCCTCACCCTCGTCAAACACCTCCTCGCCCACGCCCCGGCCGCCACGAGCTACGGAGCCCACACCTGA
- a CDS encoding DUF742 domain-containing protein, with product MAAPHDGPWLDESAGRLVRPYTVSDGRTRPTAQLDLLTQVLATGSPVVGYLGPEHTEALGLCAAPTSVAEIAAQLKLPAVVTKVLLSDLVDCGALTLRAPDFYHNPTDRSLLEAVLDGLRRQL from the coding sequence GTGGCGGCCCCGCACGACGGGCCCTGGCTCGACGAATCCGCCGGACGGCTCGTCCGGCCCTACACGGTCAGCGACGGGAGGACCCGGCCGACCGCCCAACTGGACCTCCTGACACAGGTGTTGGCCACCGGGAGCCCGGTCGTCGGCTACCTCGGCCCCGAGCACACGGAGGCGCTCGGGCTCTGCGCGGCACCCACATCGGTCGCGGAGATCGCGGCGCAGCTGAAGCTGCCCGCGGTCGTGACCAAGGTGCTGCTGTCCGATCTCGTCGACTGCGGGGCGCTCACCCTGAGAGCCCCGGACTTCTACCACAACCCCACCGACCGGTCCCTGTTGGAGGCAGTGCTCGATGGATTACGACGACAGCTCTGA
- a CDS encoding right-handed parallel beta-helix repeat-containing protein: MTVGACAFAALAAVIAPQSAAQSAQAAPRPKIFHVAPDGSGASCTATRPCSPQAARDAARTVSGRDIRVELADGTYEMSQPLELGAADSGRDGHTVTWTAAPGAQPVFSGGRALTGWSEAADGTWTADVPEGVTPRQLFVDGKRAVRARGDACAATTCDATKTGMTGATATGIDKWRRPTGAEAVIKIRWRDYHCRIASVDGDRMTFAQPCWTNSASGTDRTGPAWDSTTVDSARYSGVAFFENARELLDRPGEFVWNADDRTVTYLPRKGEDMRRAGVLTPETERLMVVDGAHDLRVQGIGFAHAAYAQPSTDEGYAGTQAGLTLTGASGPVDHAGRHYTKPSAALTVRGGRHVAVTGAEFTQLGGAGVIFEEGTKDSSVTRSRFTDLSSGAVYVGDTEPKPDADLAGERNTVAYNTIRRTGVEYTDAVGIWAGYEAGLRVDHNTLDDLPYSGISVGWGWNQPEAQKSVLRDNRITANRITNVMRVEHAQHDGGAIYTQGAQPGTVVSGNYINRSAYGNTERDGNGIYLDEQSSYIRVEGNVITRVGYKWVSNWADYGIRNHATGNWTDTDAPALTGTGSTMKDNHTKLDRLPSRALAVAARAGAHGAPAEQLRPDLARAGTASQSSTDGAAAAYATDGDTSTDTRTLSRPGAWWQVDLGETRGVGQVEIWNDTSMTTADFDVQLARSADFSDATTLHFTGRALRPTLLDTDAEARYIRIKLTGTGRVALAHVLVHPART; encoded by the coding sequence ATGACCGTGGGGGCATGCGCCTTCGCGGCCCTCGCGGCGGTCATCGCACCGCAGAGCGCCGCCCAGTCCGCCCAGGCAGCCCCCAGGCCCAAGATTTTCCACGTGGCCCCGGACGGCTCGGGAGCGTCCTGCACCGCCACCCGGCCCTGCTCCCCGCAGGCCGCGCGTGACGCCGCCCGCACCGTCAGTGGACGTGACATACGCGTCGAACTGGCCGACGGTACCTACGAGATGAGCCAGCCGCTCGAACTGGGCGCGGCCGACTCCGGGCGCGACGGGCACACCGTCACCTGGACCGCCGCGCCCGGCGCCCAGCCCGTGTTCTCCGGTGGCCGCGCGCTCACGGGATGGTCCGAAGCCGCCGATGGCACCTGGACTGCTGACGTTCCCGAAGGGGTCACCCCGCGCCAGCTGTTCGTGGACGGGAAGCGGGCCGTGCGGGCGCGGGGCGATGCGTGCGCGGCGACCACCTGCGACGCGACGAAGACCGGCATGACAGGGGCCACCGCCACCGGGATCGACAAGTGGCGGCGCCCCACCGGCGCGGAGGCCGTCATCAAGATCCGCTGGCGCGACTACCACTGCCGGATCGCCTCCGTGGACGGCGACCGGATGACCTTCGCGCAGCCCTGCTGGACCAACTCCGCCAGCGGCACGGACCGTACGGGCCCGGCGTGGGACTCCACCACCGTCGACTCGGCGCGCTACTCCGGAGTGGCATTCTTCGAGAACGCCCGCGAACTCCTGGACAGGCCGGGTGAGTTCGTCTGGAATGCCGACGACCGCACCGTCACCTACCTCCCGCGCAAGGGCGAGGACATGCGGCGCGCGGGCGTGCTCACCCCGGAGACCGAGCGCCTCATGGTCGTCGACGGCGCCCACGACCTCAGGGTCCAGGGCATCGGCTTCGCCCACGCCGCGTACGCCCAGCCCTCCACCGACGAGGGCTACGCGGGCACGCAGGCCGGTCTCACCCTCACCGGAGCGAGCGGCCCGGTCGATCACGCGGGCCGCCACTACACCAAACCGAGCGCGGCGCTGACGGTTCGGGGCGGTCGCCATGTGGCGGTCACCGGGGCCGAGTTCACGCAGCTCGGCGGCGCCGGAGTCATCTTCGAGGAGGGCACCAAGGACTCGTCGGTCACCCGCTCCCGCTTCACGGATCTATCCTCCGGCGCCGTCTACGTCGGCGACACCGAGCCGAAGCCGGACGCGGACCTCGCAGGTGAGCGGAACACGGTCGCGTACAACACGATCCGGCGCACCGGCGTCGAGTACACCGACGCGGTGGGCATCTGGGCCGGATACGAGGCCGGGCTGCGCGTCGACCACAACACCCTCGACGACCTGCCCTACTCCGGGATCTCCGTCGGCTGGGGCTGGAACCAGCCGGAGGCCCAGAAGTCCGTCCTGCGCGACAACCGGATCACGGCCAACCGCATCACGAACGTGATGCGCGTCGAGCACGCCCAGCACGACGGCGGCGCCATCTACACGCAGGGCGCCCAGCCCGGCACGGTTGTCTCCGGCAACTACATCAACCGCTCCGCCTACGGGAACACCGAACGCGACGGCAACGGCATCTACCTCGACGAGCAGTCCTCGTACATCCGCGTCGAAGGCAACGTCATCACCCGCGTCGGCTACAAGTGGGTCTCCAACTGGGCCGATTACGGCATCCGGAACCACGCGACCGGCAACTGGACCGACACCGACGCACCGGCCCTCACCGGCACCGGATCAACGATGAAGGACAACCACACCAAGCTCGACCGGCTGCCGTCGCGGGCACTCGCGGTGGCCGCACGCGCGGGCGCGCACGGAGCGCCGGCCGAGCAGCTGCGCCCCGACCTCGCCCGTGCGGGCACGGCGTCCCAGTCCTCCACGGACGGCGCGGCGGCGGCGTACGCCACCGACGGGGACACCTCGACCGACACCCGGACCCTTTCGCGACCGGGCGCCTGGTGGCAGGTGGACCTCGGCGAGACGCGCGGCGTGGGGCAGGTCGAGATCTGGAACGACACCTCCATGACCACGGCCGACTTCGACGTGCAGCTCGCGAGGAGCGCGGACTTCTCCGACGCCACGACCCTGCACTTCACCGGGCGAGCACTTCGGCCCACACTCCTCGACACGGACGCGGAAGCCAGATACATAAGGATCAAGCTCACCGGCACGGGACGCGTGGCGCTCGCCCACGTGCTCGTGCATCCTGCACGTACATAG